DNA from Brassica napus cultivar Da-Ae chromosome C4, Da-Ae, whole genome shotgun sequence:
AACGGTTCATGTCTCCTAGTGAAATTGCTAGCTTGATTTCGACGAAAGATGAAAACTTTACAAGTGATCTCGTTAGACATCTATTTTTACCCCTAAAGGCTCTAACTTTAATGTAGATTGCATCCATTCAAGTCTCTTATGTGCTTGTAGATGTTAATTGATTCCAAGCAGTTTCATTCAGATTAGTCTCCATACATGCATTCTCTTTCGTGTTACTGACAGTGACAATGCGCTGTGTATATGTATTTTGGTGTTGTGAAGAGTTTAATTAGTGCCTTAAGCAGTCCTGActtcattttgttttgtatcttaacatcaaatttgtttttatcattcaCAGCCATTTGATTGGATCAAGAAGACGTTCATTGACAAACCAGCAACTGAAGAGAACTGATGGGTCGTCACCAAGATGTAGACTTTTCTTTGCCATGGGACTGAATAAAGTTTTGGTTCTTTTTCTGGGgatttttgttgtttcatgACTTCAGTGTAAACTTTTTTGCCTTCTCAAATGTTATAACACATGAATAAGCATACACACTGTAACCAGAAAAGAGCATGCATTTTGCTTTTTCAATCGTATGTTGTTGGTACTATTACTTTATGAAAGAAAGTAGACGTGTAGATCAGGGCATAAGAAGGGAgagatatgatgatgatgacttaGATTGTTGAGCTTGTCATGTGGCGGTCACCAACATGCCGGGGCCAAATCTTCTATGTAGTTAAGACATGATCAATCTCAATGGGTGTGAGTGAACCAATGTTGCATATACCTTCTCTTAAATAGTAAGAACAAGTTCAGCTTCTCTTAAATAGTAAGAACAAGTTCAGCTATATATCAAAGTGTTTCTGCAACTGTGGAGGAGGAGGGTTTAACAGACTGTTGCACAGTGTCTGTTAACGGTTAAAACGAATTTCCGGTTTATCTGCAAATCCGAGCGCTTCCGGTTTACACTGATGTAACTTGGTCAATGGAGTGACATTTATACCCTCAGCTCATGAATAAAACAACAGTATTAGCCCCGTTAGTTAAAATATGAAACAACAGTATTGGCCTCTCTCTAAGTAACTGATACGATTCCAGTTAAACGGCACAActacaaaaccctaatctcgacaTGAACAGAGGAAGAAGGAATCTGAAACAAGCAGCTTCAGAGCAAGACTTCACGCTTGAGGAATGTCAAAGCATAGCCAAGGTCGTCTCCCTCAGAGGCTCCAATCAAATTGAGGTAGGTCAAAAACCTTTTTATTCATGAGTTTAATTCCTTTATTTAATCTCGCCAGTTCATAATAAATGTGTTGGCTTAGTTTTGTATTGATTTGTTCTTTTAACTGCTttttctgtgtgtgtgtgtgtctttgAAGATAATGGATGCAAGAGGAGAGAACTCGTTAGCCTTGTTTCCAGCCAAGTTTCATGAGAGCATGTGGATCAGACGAGGTACTTGTTCAAACAGTACTTTGCTTGTTTATGTTCTGTGCCTTATTCTCCTGGATAgtgtttttattgttgtttctGACTTGCAGGAAGCTTTGCAGTGATTGACTGACCATACAGGAAAAGAAAAGGCTCAAGAATCTGGTAGCAAAGTTACTTCTATTATCTGCAAACTCAAACAGATTGAGACCATTTGTGGTACAACGTGATGCAGAAACAGATTCTGATTCTTAGAAACCTATAGTTGCTGAGATGTATCTTATTAAACACTACAGCTGctggaaaaaaaacagagttttgATTTGCAATGAATTGATTGTTGATTTATAGCTCAGTAAATGGTTCAGAGAGTAGCCCCTTGCTTCTCATCCTACATCAATGTAGATCACAGATCAGTGTAGCATACTCCGATCCAAGACAAAAGAGTTACAAGGTGTTGTTCTTTTATTATAACCACTGATGAGAGATACTGAAGATGTGAAAGAAACATTTTCAAAGTATTCCAGTGaagtaaaaacaaattttaagagCTCTCTTTTTCGAGCTTCTCAATCTCCTCACGGTGctttctttcagcttcttgaagtTCTCTTTCagcgtcttcttcctcttcaattCTGTCAAGGTTATCGAACTCCTTGGTCGCTGCCATGGCTTTCACAACAGGGTCTCTTAACTCAGAGATCAAACCACCACCAACTTTGTACCCTTCTTCATCCCCAATCAGATATAACCGTTGGTCAGGACCAGATGCCATTGGAATGTCCACCGCCAAAAGCTTCATGTCATACTAAAGAAACAAACCAGAACGATCAATGAATGAGAGACTCACCACTCACCACTCACCACTCACCACTCACTATCTAACCAACTCACAACAGCTCTAATCTGCTACATCCAGTCCTAGGCTAAAGATAGTAATAGCTAAGACCTGAGCAGCTAAACATCATGAAAGCTTATCAGAATTCTAAATATCACACAATGTGGAGTTGAGAAAGTTTAACCTggcctttcttcttcttaactTCGACGCTAACAAGACCCTTTCTCTCAGAGCCTTGAACAGGGAACAGGAGAAAGCAACGCTTGCTCCTAATCGTTGGCTTGAATTTCTTGAATGTTATGCCACCACCTGACATCACATAAGCTCTCAAATCTGATCCTGACAGAGGAGCACCCATTACTTCCAGAATGTCAGCTGCTGTGTTGATCTTCCTCATTGTCATCCTGTAAACTTTATCTGGGTTTATTGTGAACCTTGACCGCAGGTATAGTCCCTATCATTTAGAAAAATAGCAGTGAAGGAGTTATAGGAAGAATGTAACAGCAAACAAAACCACATCTTATGGCAGTTTTTGAGACATATATGCATTCCTACTAGTAGTAGtaagatattaaaatataatcatgcaagatcatcctaaaaccAACATCAGTTAACAAACAGATAGCTTAAGTCCTGGTGAAACTAATCCAACATTGGAGTTGTTTTAGCCTTAAATTTTTTCTCTTAATGATTAATAAGaagttttaataattgtattaaaatagttggaCCACACCAATATCAATAAGTCATGttcctattttaatagaatatagaTGAAGATGATGCAAGATCATCAGTTAACAAGCAGAACGTTCCTATAGCTTTAAGTACTTGTGAAACTAAACCAATCAGTATCAACCAATAACCACAATTTGAACACTAGAGAAGCCTCAATTCATTTTTCTCCATGGCATTGAGCAAAACATTGTAAAGCCAACCACTGTAACAGATAAAACTTACAGATAAACCAACACTAGCTAACAAGCAGAACGTTCCTATAAGTCCTTGTGAAACTAAACCATCAAACACTACTATCAACCAATAACCACAATTTAAACACTAGAGAGTCTCAAACATTGTAAACTTACAGAAAACGCAACAATAGCCGAGGAGAGAGCTAGAAACCCATACTTAGCCATACCCTCAGAGAGCCCAACAAAGGTACTCGCGATCCCAAACATAATCCTCCAAAGGAAGATACACACAAACACACCACCAGCTCCATACAAAACAAGACTGTTCTTCTTCCAGAACGCGTCAACGTGCAAACCCATAGCCTCACGGTACC
Protein-coding regions in this window:
- the LOC106390193 gene encoding uncharacterized protein LOC106390193 — protein: MVKPSDFKAIHSFIRSHYTRVNPVTTHRSNPSSGGVASHLHTRLTSFHSLSPKPTGLSQLLSQKLQPLGLPRVKNASFAFAFRFVSTKSSGFRKVDGSFARKVVDKPVKAVSSSFARYREAMGLHVDAFWKKNSLVLYGAGGVFVCIFLWRIMFGIASTFVGLSEGMAKYGFLALSSAIVAFSGLYLRSRFTINPDKVYRMTMRKINTAADILEVMGAPLSGSDLRAYVMSGGGITFKKFKPTIRSKRCFLLFPVQGSERKGLVSVEVKKKKGQYDMKLLAVDIPMASGPDQRLYLIGDEEGYKVGGGLISELRDPVVKAMAATKEFDNLDRIEEEEDAERELQEAERKHREEIEKLEKESS